The sequence below is a genomic window from Draconibacterium halophilum.
TATCCGGCGATTGGCCAACAATAGAAAAGATAATCCACAATAATTTAGCAATGATCTACTGAAACCCATACTCCTAATTTTGGGTATAAAGGCACGAGAACCATCCTGTTTTGAACTCGCCCTTCCTTTACTGTTTCATACAAAAGATGAATCTTGTATAAAAACTAATCAACAACTAACAACATGCAAAAGACACTGGTTTATAGCTTCGTTTTCTTGTTTGCAGGCTTTTTTTCATCGGTGGCACAAATACCCGAACCCGAATGGAATAAACAATCCGGGACGAGAGACTGCGACTTTTATACTGATATTATTGAGGATGCAAACAAGGGCTACACCGTTTCAGGTGCCGTAAAAGTAGATGGACACCTGTTCGATTTTCAGCTCATACGTTTTGCCGAAAATGGCGATACGCTTTGGACAAAATCTATTGGAACCGAGAAACATGAAATTCCAAAACGACTCACGCAACTCACCGATAAAAGCTACGTTTTGCTGGGTACTTCCGCCGAAGGAGAAACACAAAGCTGCCTTCTGGTGCGTTTAGATGAAAATGGAACGGAAATCTGGCGAAAAACATTAAGCGCAGATTACCTTTCGGTGGAAGATATTATTTCGCTGCCGGAAAACCATTTTGCCATCGCCGGATCGAAGAGTGAAAATCCGGACGACCCAAAAATATGGATGGCAACCCTGGATGAAAATGGAGGGATAACAATGGAACGGTTATTCATGACCGACATGTCAGGATGTGCCCGGTCGATAAAAAAACTTCCGGATGGCGATTTTGCCCTGGCGGCGCAGATTAGCGAAACCGGCGAAAACAGTTGCGACATTGTTGCCATACGCATTAGCTACACAGGAAAAGCAAAATGGTATTCATGGATAAAAACGCCCGACCAAAAAGTATGGCCAGAGTGTATTTGTTGCTCTCCCGACAGTGCTTTTATGATTGTTGGCTGGAACGGAAAATGTTTAAACGATATCAACTCCGAAAATCCCATTTTTGATTACGATCTGGTTTTAAATAAGATCAATTCAACAGGGGAGATTTTGTGGACAAAAAGTGTGGACCGCGAAGGCTCAGAAGGAGGCAATGCCTTGACAATTCGCCCCGACGGAACATTTATTGTTGCCGGAATAAAAGCCACTTCATTTATTGGAAAAATCGGTCCGTGGTTATTAAATATCGATGCGGATGGTAACGAGCTTAACGAGAAATTACTTCGCCTGCGTTTTAATAACGACCACGCATCGCGAATTATAAACAGCTCCGATGGTGGATTTGTCGTTATCGGGCCGGGGTTGCAAGAGGAAACAAACACCCGAAGCGATGGCTGGATTATTAAATTTGGCGCGCTATAGCAGCCAGAAAAAGAATGTTGGAATATTGGAGTATTGGAATTTTAGAGAATGAAAGAATAGGCATATATCAATTGACAAACAACAATCCTTCAAGGTTTTTAAAGCACTGCGGCTAAACCACTCTTCTTTGTTCTATGCGTCTATTGTAGTTCAGAAAAACGCCTCAGCATACTTACGTTAAAAAAATCTTAGTGCTTTCGAGTCGTGGTGTTGAAAAAACAACATAAAACTAATATTTCTTTCCACCCTCATTAATCATGGGTACAAACCGAACGGGCAATTCATTTTTCTTTCGCATTTTACCTTTCTTTTTCTGTAAAAGCACTAGTTTTTGTATACTGCCTTCGCCTACGGGGATTATCATTCTGCCACCTTCAGCCAACTGCTCTTCCAAAGGTTTGGGCACATGCGATGGCGAACAGGTAACAATAATGGCATCAAAAGGTGCTTTTTCAGGCCACCCCAGGTAACCATCACCAACTTTGCAGTAAATATTATTGTACTCCAATTGTCGGAATACCTTTTTAGCCGACCTGCTCAATGCTTCAAAAAGCTCGATGGTAAAAACCGAATCGCATAATTGTGCTAAAATAGCCGCCTGGTAGCCCGATCCGGTTCCAACCTCCAAAACACGGTCTGAACGACTAAGGTTTAAAACCTCGGTCATGTATGCAACAATATAAGGTTGAGAAATAGTTTGCCCTTCGTTTATAGGTAATGGAGAGTCGGCATAAGCGAATTTTGCATATCGAGGTAAAACAAATTTGTGCCGCGGAACTTGCCGAAATGCGGCTAAAACCAATTCATCGTTAATCCCTCTGTTTTCAAGTTGTAGTTTCACCATTCTCTGGCGTTCATTAAGAAACGCATCGTTTTGCGAAACACTTATCATTGGTGCAAACACCAGCAGTATGGCAATTAAAATTCTGAACATATCAGTAATTTAAAAAAACTCTGGTTTTATAACGATGATAACACGATTAAGGTTACCGATAACTCTTCCGGCGGGAAATCCTGCAATGTAAAAAGTAAGCTGATTAAAAGATTGTGAAATAATGGCTTACTCTTACTCCTCCTTGGCCGGTTACGAATACGAATCTGATAGTTTTACTACCTTCGCAATCAACAAAAACCGAAAGAAAAAAACCAAAGGACTTGAAATTTAGTACAAGAACACGATATGGATTAAGGGCTATTCTTGAAATAGCATTAAATGGCAATGAGAATGGAATCTACCAAAAAGATATTGCCGCCAACCAAAATATATCCTATAAATACCTCGATCAAATTATCAACTCGTTAAAAGTGGCCGGCCTTGTAACTAAAGCCGGTGGCCGGCGAAGTGGCTATGTTCTGAACTGTAAGCCGTCGGAAATTACGGTTTACGACATTCACAGCGCTTTTGAGCATGGTGTTTGTGTAGTTGACTGCGTATCTGACAACTACAAATGTGATCGAAAAGACATTTGTGCACCGTTTGGCTTTTGGGAAAAATTAAACAGTCAAATTGTTCAGATACTGAAATCAACTACACTTGAAGAGTTGATGGCTGAACAGGTAAAACTCGAAGAATTTGTTCATTAACTGCGCTGCAAGTTTTTACTCGTTTTTCGGAACTAATTTAATAACCGTTCCCGGCTTATTCAGCACAACATAAATGGCTCCATCGGGTCCGGTTGACACAGCGCGCACTCGTCCCTGATTTTTTACAATTACCTCCTGATGAATCACTTTGTCTCCTTCAATCTGAAGTAAACGAACCTCTTCGTATTTTAAAGCTCCCACCAATAATTTATTTTTCCATTTACTGAAAAGATCTCCACGGTAAAAATCGAGACCACAAACAGCAATCGATGGGCGCCAATACAAATTGGGTTGCTCCATTCCGGGTTTATGAGTTACTTCTGTAATAACAGTGCCGTTATAGTTTTTGCCGTAAGTTATAGTTTCCCAGCCGTAGTTTTTACCCCACTCAATCCGATTCAGCTCATCGCCACCCATCGGGCCATGCTCGGTTACCCACAGCTCGCCTGTTTGCGGATGAATAGCCATTCCCTGAATATTTCGGTTTCCCAGCGAGAATAAAGATGGTATTGCTCCTTCTTCATCAACAAAAGGATTGTCGTCAGGAATAGTTCCGTCTTTATAAATGCGGTGAACTTTCCCGTTTGGCAAGGTAAAATCCTGCGCCTGGTATCCGGCACCGCGGTCGCCAATGGCAAAATACAAATGTCCCCACGGATCGAAAACAATCCGACAGCCATAGTGGTGGCGTGTTGTTCTGTAGGTTTCGTGTGGCGCTTCAAACAATACTTCCTCATCGGTCCATGTGTTGTTTTCAATTTGTCCACGTACAATGCGGGTCATTGCAGGAGGTCGGTTTCCATCGTAACCACTTGTTAACACATGACTATAAGCGAGGTAGATCCAGCCATTTTCGTTGTAGTCGGGATCAACAGCAACGTCCAGCAAACCACCCTGCCCTTCATTCAAAACTTCGGGTGTATTTCTTACAGGCTCATCAAGCAAGCTCCCGTTTTCAACCACTCGCAGTCGGCCCGGACGTTCGGTTATTAAAGCTGTATTTTCATCAATAAAATCGATTGCCCACGGAACTTCCAGTCCTTCAGCAAAAATCTCCACATCAATTTTATAATCAAGCGTTTCTATTTCTTTGGCAATGGGCGGTTTTTGAGCACCTACCTTATTTTCCGCTTCACGGATATACGACATAATCGCGCGAATTTCTCCGTCGTTAAGCGTTGCTTCGTAAGATGGCATTCCCAAATGCGCAATACCAAATTTTATATTTCGGAAAACATAGCCGTCTTCGGCACCAAATTGCCAAATTCCGTCGACCAAACTTGCTGCGTTTCCTCCGCCTAAATTAGCGCCATGGCACGAAGCGCAGTTCTGACCATACAATTGTGCACCATCCTGTGCATTAACAGAAGCAGAAAAAAAGAACAATAAACCTGTGATTACAAAAGCTAGTGATTTCATTACCGTTGATTTAGATTTTATTATACATAAAAGATAAGGAAATTTTAGCAATTTTGTTCAGTATCAATGAAGTGCTTTTTCACATAAAAAGTATCAACTGCTAATCATTCCATTAATTTCTTTGTTTAATAACTGAAACAGACTAATATTAATGTTTTGAAAAACAACGTAAAATAAAACAGATGAAGAATGTTGCACTAATAACCGGCGCATCAACCGGGATAGGAAGAGAGCTGGCTCATATTCATGCCGAAAAAAGTGGCGACCTGGTAATTGTTGCCCGCAGTAAAGACAAACTCGTAGCATTAAAAAGTGAGCTCGAAAAAAAGCATGATATTGAGGTTTTTGTTATTGCCAAAGATTTAGGAAAACCTGAGGCACCAAAAGAAATTTACGATGAAATTAAAAAGGCCGGTATCGAAATTGAATTTCTAATAAACAACGCTGGTTTTGGAGGTGTTGGCGTATTTCACGAACTGGATTACGAACAACACATGGACATGATCAACTTGAATATTAAAACTTTAACTGCGATAACCCGTTTATTCCTTCCCGATTTTGTTGAGCGGAACTCCGGGAAAATTCTGAATAACTCATCTACTGCCAGTTTAATGCCCGGACCGTTACAGGCGGTATATTTTGCCTCGAAAGCTTATGTGCGCTCACTCAGCAACGCACTTTCGGAGGAATTGGCACACACAAACATTACCGTTACCAACCTGATGCCCGGAGCCACCGAAACTGAATTTGGCGCCTCATCGGGAATGGACAAAACAGCCATGTTTAAAAAACCAGCCAGTGCACGCAAGGTTGCCGAAGCCGGTTACAATGCCATGATAAAAGGAAAGATCGATGTAATCTCGGGATTAACAAGTGCCCAAAAATTTATGATGGCATTTATTCCATTTATGCCCAAAAAGCTATTATTAAAAACGGTTAAGAACATGCAGCAAACCGATTAAGCTTATGAGACAAATCATTCCCTGGCTATTTTTTATTGTTTTTCTGGCGTTTTTGGTGGGGGCCAATATGTACCTGGCCAAACGATTTTTGTTTTATTTTGAACTACGATCAGCGCGCT
It includes:
- a CDS encoding protein-L-isoaspartate(D-aspartate) O-methyltransferase, coding for MFRILIAILLVFAPMISVSQNDAFLNERQRMVKLQLENRGINDELVLAAFRQVPRHKFVLPRYAKFAYADSPLPINEGQTISQPYIVAYMTEVLNLSRSDRVLEVGTGSGYQAAILAQLCDSVFTIELFEALSRSAKKVFRQLEYNNIYCKVGDGYLGWPEKAPFDAIIVTCSPSHVPKPLEEQLAEGGRMIIPVGEGSIQKLVLLQKKKGKMRKKNELPVRFVPMINEGGKKY
- a CDS encoding RrF2 family transcriptional regulator; this translates as MKFSTRTRYGLRAILEIALNGNENGIYQKDIAANQNISYKYLDQIINSLKVAGLVTKAGGRRSGYVLNCKPSEITVYDIHSAFEHGVCVVDCVSDNYKCDRKDICAPFGFWEKLNSQIVQILKSTTLEELMAEQVKLEEFVH
- a CDS encoding PQQ-dependent sugar dehydrogenase; protein product: MKSLAFVITGLLFFFSASVNAQDGAQLYGQNCASCHGANLGGGNAASLVDGIWQFGAEDGYVFRNIKFGIAHLGMPSYEATLNDGEIRAIMSYIREAENKVGAQKPPIAKEIETLDYKIDVEIFAEGLEVPWAIDFIDENTALITERPGRLRVVENGSLLDEPVRNTPEVLNEGQGGLLDVAVDPDYNENGWIYLAYSHVLTSGYDGNRPPAMTRIVRGQIENNTWTDEEVLFEAPHETYRTTRHHYGCRIVFDPWGHLYFAIGDRGAGYQAQDFTLPNGKVHRIYKDGTIPDDNPFVDEEGAIPSLFSLGNRNIQGMAIHPQTGELWVTEHGPMGGDELNRIEWGKNYGWETITYGKNYNGTVITEVTHKPGMEQPNLYWRPSIAVCGLDFYRGDLFSKWKNKLLVGALKYEEVRLLQIEGDKVIHQEVIVKNQGRVRAVSTGPDGAIYVVLNKPGTVIKLVPKNE
- a CDS encoding SDR family NAD(P)-dependent oxidoreductase, producing the protein MKNVALITGASTGIGRELAHIHAEKSGDLVIVARSKDKLVALKSELEKKHDIEVFVIAKDLGKPEAPKEIYDEIKKAGIEIEFLINNAGFGGVGVFHELDYEQHMDMINLNIKTLTAITRLFLPDFVERNSGKILNNSSTASLMPGPLQAVYFASKAYVRSLSNALSEELAHTNITVTNLMPGATETEFGASSGMDKTAMFKKPASARKVAEAGYNAMIKGKIDVISGLTSAQKFMMAFIPFMPKKLLLKTVKNMQQTD